The sequence TCGTCTGTTGGCAGCCATTGATGTTTGAACAAAATTGCGAATCCAGTTGACCAGTCACCAGTGTTTCTATGCGGAATAACTTGATCATCAGCACACATGGAGTTTAAGTCATACCAACCCATATCGGCACCAGCATAACCAACGCCACCCCAGTTACCAGCGATTTGTGCATATACACTCGCTAAGGCTATGTCAGCTCCTTGAGGAGATCCATAAAAATCTTCTGCAGGGTATTTGTCATACACATTTTCGTCAACATTGGTACAACCTGTCAAAGCCAAGAAACAAATGCTTCCTGCTATAAATATATTTTTGATTTTCATTTCTTTTACTATTTAAATTTAACATTTACACCAAACGAGATGCTTCTGGTACGAGGATAAATTCCTTTATCTCCTCCAAAATATACATTTGGATCTCCACTTCCACTTAAGTTGATTTCAGGATCAATACCTGAATAATTTGTGATAAGGAATAGGTTGTTTCCAGTAAGAGAAAGTCTAATAGAATCTATGAATCGATCTTTAAAACTAAAATTGTATCCGGCAGTAACGTTTTCTAAACGAACAAAAGAACCATCTTCTAACCATAAATTTGAAGAATATTGCGAGGTGTAAATACCTAAGTCAACAGCGCTCCGTAAAACATTGCTTTTTCCAATGTTTTCCATATAACTTGAACGTTGATTTACAGTGTTGTAGATTTTGTTTCCTCCAGATCCTCTTAATAATAAAGAAGCATCAAATTTTTTATATCTCACACTTGGATTGAAAGCGAAAGAATAAGTTGGAAGAGCAGAACCTTGCATTACACGATCCGGACTCATACTACCTTGATCAATAACACCATCACCATTTTGATCTACTACTGTTTCAGCATTTGCAGCATCTTTACCTTGATGTTGCAAAATATTAAATGTGCCTATTGGTTGTCCTTTTATCAAATAAGAATTTGGTGCACCCCAACCTACATAGTCTGTATTTAATGCTACGCCATTAATGCTTCCGCTTAAGTTAAGAACTTCATTACGCATGAAAGAAACGTTTCCTGCTAAAGTAAAAGTCGTATTTTCATTTCGGATTACATCATATGCCAATGCAACCTCTAATCCTTCGTTTTTAATACTACCAACATTAGCTTTGATTTTATCATACGGATATGGAGGTTGTGGAACTGTGTAATCAAATAATAAATTATCTGTTGTTGCAGTATATACATCAATTGTACCTCTTAAGCGGTTGTCGATCAAACCAAAATCAAGACCAATATTGGTTTGTTTTTTGGTTTCCCATTTTAAATCGGCGTTGCCATTTTGAATGATGTTGTAGTTTGGAATTTGAGAGCCTCCAAAATAAGTCGTACCAGCAGCGCCAACTAAAGAAAGTGAGCTTTGAGGCTGTAAACCTTGCTGATTACCGGTAACGCCATATCCTACACGTAATTTCAAATCATTAACAACAGATTGATTAGCCATAAATGATTCTTTCGCAATTTGCCAAGCTACCGAAGCAGATGGGAAATTACCCCATTTGTTGTTTTCTCCAAATACAGAAGATCCATCACGTCTGATACTTGCTGTAACCAAATAACGATCTAATAAAGCGTAATTTACTCTTGCTAAAAAAGAAGCTAAAGTTCTGTCATTTTTATAAGATTGAATATCACCAGGTAAAGCTTTACTCATGTCACCTAATTGAAGGCTGTTATAAGTTGCTAAATCATTGACAAATCCTCTTGCTGCCGAGTAATTTCTTTGCTCACTTTGGTATTGCCATTCATAAAGACCTAAGACATTGATTGCGTGAACTCCAAATGTTTTTTTATAATTCAAACTGATATCCATTAATTTCTCTTCTTGGCGAGTATTATTGATATTTCCAAAACCTTTTTGGTTAATAGCGTTTGCATCTGTGGATTTTGCCGGATTATAAAAACCGATTGAATTATTTGCTTTTCTCCAGCTTCCAAACCAACCAGCCTGCAAACCATCAACGATGTCTAAATCTGCTTTAAGACTTCCAAATAAATTATCGTATTTTCCTTCATTAGTAATTTCTTGTTGAGCCGCATAAGGATTCAAATATTGAAATAAATTAGGATCTGTATAATACGTTGTTCCATCAGATTGAAACACAGGATCAGTAGGACGCATTTGATAGGCTTGAGAAATTAAGTTTGAAACTTGATTCACTCTACCAATACTTTGTACACTGCTGTTCGTGTTACTAATTCCGTTAGTTAAACTATAAGTCAAAGTTAATTTGTCATCCAAAGCTTTTTGAGTCGCTTGTAATCTTGCAATATATTTTTTGTTATCAGAGTTGATCACAACACCATCTTGTAAAATAGCACTTAAAGACCCGTGGTAACTAAATTTTTCAGACCCACCACCAAATGAAAGCGTGTGCGTTTGCGTAAATCCTGTTTGTGTTAAAATTCCGTACCAATCTGTGTTTGCACCATGATTTGCAGAAGCAGGAACTCCAACACTTTGAGCTGCAGTCCACCATTGATCAGCATTTAGAAAATCTAATTTTTTTGGAATAAAATCGATAGCAGAAGAACCTACGTATTCAAAAGTTGTTTTTCCTGATTTATTGGTTTTAGTGGTTACAATGATAACTCCGGCAGCTCCTCTAGATCCATAAACGGCTGTAGCTGAAGCATCTTTTAGAATATCGATAGACGATATTTCTGTTGGAGGAATTGAGTTTAATAAATCTAGATTTCCCTGAATTCCATCTACTACAACTAGAGGGTCGCTTCCACCAATTAAAGAACTTACTCCACGAATACGCACACTTGGACCAGAACCCGGTTCGCTACCAATTTGGTTAATATTTACACCTGCCGCTTTTCCAGAAATTAATTGCAACGGATTTACAATTGCACCTTGATTCATCTCTTTTGCTGTAATTGTAGAAACTGCACCCGTTACATCTTTTTTAGTAACAGATCCATAACCAACTAAAACTACTTCTTGTAAGTTTGTTGCGTCTGGTTCAAGCTTAATGTTGATTATTTTTTGGTTTGCCGTTACTTTTTTGTCTTTGTAACCAACAAATGATACCACAATTACAGATTGATTACTGGCAACGGTAATCGTAAATTTTCCGTCAAAATCTGTCGCAACTCCATTTTTTGTTCCTTCTTCATTTACAGACGCACCCGGAAGCGGACTTCCATTTTCATCAGTAACAATTCCTGAAACGGTTTGTTTTTCAAACTCAATAACTTGTGTTTTAAGCTCCGGCTTTTTTAAGATAATCTGTGTATCTCGAATTTTAAATTCGGTTGGAGTACCTTTAAAAAGCTTATCTAGAACAACGTAGATAGACTGATCTTTTACCGAAATCGAAACTGTTCTGTCTAGATCAATATCATTTAGTTTATAAATAAATCTGAAATCGGTTTTTTGTTCTATGGTCTCAATCACCTTTTCGATTGTTGAATTGTTCAATTCCAGCGTTACTTTTGTCTTTTGGGCATAAGTATTCGCTCTAATATTAAACATGGCGACCAAAATAAGTAATGTAGTTAGTTTCAATTTTAGGTCATTTTGGAACACTCGGTATAAAAACCCAGTATTCTTTGATTTTTTTTTCATAATTTTGTTAATTGATTGTAGTTAATTCGTTATATTCAATCACTTAGTAAATCGGAAATTGTTCGCAGCTCTTTCCGATTTTTTTATTCCCGTACTTTAGTTCATCATAGATTGTAATTGGTTTTAAGTGGTTATTTAATTAGTATTTGATTGTCTTTGATAGTATAATTAATGCCATGAATATCATTAAAATAGCTCATAACATTTTCAATAGATTCTTCCTTAAAGCTGGCATTGAATTTTTCGTTGGCTAATTTTTCGTTTTTGTTTACAATTGTAACATTATAGCGTCTTTCCAGTTTAGTGATAATGTTTTTGAAAGTCATATTTCTAAAGGTCAAGCCTCCATTTATCCACGAAGTGTAAATATCTGTGAGAACAGGTTTGGTCGAAATTTTAGCATTTTCTTTATTGAAGCTTCCTTTAAATCCAGGTTTCAAAATCGTGTTTTTTAAAGCATCAAATTCTTGGTTTGATTGATACATCCCAACAGAACCTTCAACCAAAACAACATCAGTCAATGCATCTTCTGGATAGTTAGAAACGTTGAAATGCGTTCCTAAAACACGAACATTCAAGTTGTCGGCATTTACGATAAATGGATGTTTTTTGTCTTTGGCAACATCAAAAAAAGCTTCTCCGTCAAGAAATACTTGTCTG comes from Flavobacterium sp. KACC 22761 and encodes:
- a CDS encoding TonB-dependent receptor, with product MKLTTLLILVAMFNIRANTYAQKTKVTLELNNSTIEKVIETIEQKTDFRFIYKLNDIDLDRTVSISVKDQSIYVVLDKLFKGTPTEFKIRDTQIILKKPELKTQVIEFEKQTVSGIVTDENGSPLPGASVNEEGTKNGVATDFDGKFTITVASNQSVIVVSFVGYKDKKVTANQKIINIKLEPDATNLQEVVLVGYGSVTKKDVTGAVSTITAKEMNQGAIVNPLQLISGKAAGVNINQIGSEPGSGPSVRIRGVSSLIGGSDPLVVVDGIQGNLDLLNSIPPTEISSIDILKDASATAVYGSRGAAGVIIVTTKTNKSGKTTFEYVGSSAIDFIPKKLDFLNADQWWTAAQSVGVPASANHGANTDWYGILTQTGFTQTHTLSFGGGSEKFSYHGSLSAILQDGVVINSDNKKYIARLQATQKALDDKLTLTYSLTNGISNTNSSVQSIGRVNQVSNLISQAYQMRPTDPVFQSDGTTYYTDPNLFQYLNPYAAQQEITNEGKYDNLFGSLKADLDIVDGLQAGWFGSWRKANNSIGFYNPAKSTDANAINQKGFGNINNTRQEEKLMDISLNYKKTFGVHAINVLGLYEWQYQSEQRNYSAARGFVNDLATYNSLQLGDMSKALPGDIQSYKNDRTLASFLARVNYALLDRYLVTASIRRDGSSVFGENNKWGNFPSASVAWQIAKESFMANQSVVNDLKLRVGYGVTGNQQGLQPQSSLSLVGAAGTTYFGGSQIPNYNIIQNGNADLKWETKKQTNIGLDFGLIDNRLRGTIDVYTATTDNLLFDYTVPQPPYPYDKIKANVGSIKNEGLEVALAYDVIRNENTTFTLAGNVSFMRNEVLNLSGSINGVALNTDYVGWGAPNSYLIKGQPIGTFNILQHQGKDAANAETVVDQNGDGVIDQGSMSPDRVMQGSALPTYSFAFNPSVRYKKFDASLLLRGSGGNKIYNTVNQRSSYMENIGKSNVLRSAVDLGIYTSQYSSNLWLEDGSFVRLENVTAGYNFSFKDRFIDSIRLSLTGNNLFLITNYSGIDPEINLSGSGDPNVYFGGDKGIYPRTRSISFGVNVKFK